In the genome of Geotrypetes seraphini chromosome 14, aGeoSer1.1, whole genome shotgun sequence, one region contains:
- the MED19 gene encoding mediator of RNA polymerase II transcription subunit 19: MMENFSALFGTGQAEPPASAPGGTAVAAAPMGFGPGKPPPSSSSGPGSVPGPPPLPPPPTVTGVEDPARKVTAACGGPFYLLRELPAATELTGSTNLITHYNLEHAFNKFCGKKVKEKLSNFLPDLPGMIDMPGSHDNSSLRSLIEKPPICGNSFNPLTGTMLTGFRLHAGPLPEQCRLMHIQPPKKKNKHKHKQSRTQDPLPPETPSDSDHKKKKKKKEEDPERKKKKKEKKKKKNRHSPDHPTVGSSQASSLR; the protein is encoded by the exons ATGATGGAGAATTTTTCGGCGTTGTTTGGGACGGGACAGGCCGAGCCACCAGCCTCTGCTCCAGGTGGAACGGCTGTGGCTGCCGCCCCAATGGGTTTCGGGCCTGGGAAGCCGCCGCCATCTTCTTCCTCGGGGCCCGGCTCGGTGCCGGGACCTCCGCCACTCCCCCCACCGCCGACAGTAACTGGAGTCGAAGATCCAGCACGGAAAGTAACCGCCGCCTGCGGTGGACCCTTCTATCTTCTCCGGGAACTACCAG CTGCTACTGAACTGACTGGGAGCACAAACCTCATCACACACTATAACCTGGAGCATGCCTTCAACAAATTCTGTGGAAAGAAAGTGAAAGAGAAACTCAGTAATTTCCTCCCAGACTTACCAG GAATGATTGACATGCCAGGGTCTCATGACAATAGCAGCCTCCGATCCTTAATTGAGAAACCACCGATCTGTGGTAACTCATTCAATCCTCTTACGGGCACCATGCTGACAGGGTTCCGACTGCATGCTGGTCCG ctgcCAGAGCAGTGTCGCCTGATGCATATCCAGCCCCCCAAGAAAAAGAACAAACACAAACATAAGCAGAGTCGTACCCAAGACCCTTTGCCCCCAG AGACACCATCAGACTCTGAtcacaagaaaaagaagaagaagaaagaggaggACCCTGaacggaagaaaaagaaaaaagagaagaagaaaaagaag aaCCGTCACAGTCCAGATCATCCTACTGTGGGCAGCTCTCAGGCCAGCAGCCTCCGGTAG
- the TMX2 gene encoding thioredoxin-related transmembrane protein 2 isoform X2, with the protein MREVEILMFLSAIVMMKNRRSITVEQHVGNIFMFSKVANAILFFRLDIRMGLLYLILCLVFLMTCKPPLYMGPEYIKYFNNKTIDEEIEGDQRVSWIVEFFANWSSECQSFAPIYADLSLKYNCAGLKFGKVDVGRYQEVSTKYKVSTSPLTKQLPTLILFQGGKEVLRRPQIDKKGRAVSWGFSEENVIREFNLNELFQKAKKLSKQREGAAMEPVMEENIRAPDTVQSGDGLANGESKKDK; encoded by the exons ATG AGGGAGGTAGAGATTCTGATGTTCCTTAGTGCCATCGTCATGATGAAGAACCGACGCTCCA tcacTGTTGAGCAGCATGTGGGAAACATCTTCATGTTCAGTAAAGTGGCCAATGCTATTCTCTTCTTCCGCCTGGATATCCGAATGGGACTGCTCTACCTCATCCTCTGTCTTG ttTTCCTAATGACTTGTAAACCTCCTCTGTACATGGGACCGGAATATATTAAATATTTCAACAATAAGACCATTGAT GAGGAGATTGAAGGTGACCAGAGAGTGTCATGGATTGTGGAGTTCTTTGCCAATTGGTCTTCAGAGTGTCAGTCCTTTGCTCCCATCTATGCTGACCTCTCCCTTAA ATACAACTGTGCCGGACTGAAATTTGGGAAAGTGGATGTGGGACGTTACCAAGAGGTCAGCACCAA GTATAAGGTCAGCACATCACCCCTCACCAAGCAGCTCCCCACACTGATCCTGTTTCAAGGTGGAAAGGAGGTTCTCAGACGGCCACAGATTGACAAGAAGGGACGAGCTGTGTCCTGGGGTTTTtctgag GAAAATGTAATCCGAGAGTTTAATCTGAACGAGCTATTCCAGAAGGCAAAAAAGCTTTCAAAGCAACGAGAGGGGGCTGCTATGGAGCCTGTAATGGAGGAGAATATCAGGGCCCCAGATACTGTGCAGTCTGGGGATGGCCTGGCCAATGGAGAGAGCAAGAAGGACAAGTAA
- the TMX2 gene encoding thioredoxin-related transmembrane protein 2 isoform X1, with the protein MAVLAPLVALLYSVPRLSRWLAQPYYLFSALLSVAFPLVRKVPPFCLGLPTQREDGNTCDFDWREVEILMFLSAIVMMKNRRSITVEQHVGNIFMFSKVANAILFFRLDIRMGLLYLILCLVFLMTCKPPLYMGPEYIKYFNNKTIDEEIEGDQRVSWIVEFFANWSSECQSFAPIYADLSLKYNCAGLKFGKVDVGRYQEVSTKYKVSTSPLTKQLPTLILFQGGKEVLRRPQIDKKGRAVSWGFSEENVIREFNLNELFQKAKKLSKQREGAAMEPVMEENIRAPDTVQSGDGLANGESKKDK; encoded by the exons ATGGCGGTGCTTGCACCGCTGGTGGCATTGCTCTACTCCGTGCCGCGGCTCTCGCGTTGGCTTGCGCAGCCGTACTATCTCTTCTCGGCGCTGCTCTCCGTAGCCTTTCCGTTGGTCAGAAAGGTGCCGCCGTTCTGCTTGGGGCTACCGACGCAGCGAGAGGATGGCAACACCTGCGACTTTGACTGG AGGGAGGTAGAGATTCTGATGTTCCTTAGTGCCATCGTCATGATGAAGAACCGACGCTCCA tcacTGTTGAGCAGCATGTGGGAAACATCTTCATGTTCAGTAAAGTGGCCAATGCTATTCTCTTCTTCCGCCTGGATATCCGAATGGGACTGCTCTACCTCATCCTCTGTCTTG ttTTCCTAATGACTTGTAAACCTCCTCTGTACATGGGACCGGAATATATTAAATATTTCAACAATAAGACCATTGAT GAGGAGATTGAAGGTGACCAGAGAGTGTCATGGATTGTGGAGTTCTTTGCCAATTGGTCTTCAGAGTGTCAGTCCTTTGCTCCCATCTATGCTGACCTCTCCCTTAA ATACAACTGTGCCGGACTGAAATTTGGGAAAGTGGATGTGGGACGTTACCAAGAGGTCAGCACCAA GTATAAGGTCAGCACATCACCCCTCACCAAGCAGCTCCCCACACTGATCCTGTTTCAAGGTGGAAAGGAGGTTCTCAGACGGCCACAGATTGACAAGAAGGGACGAGCTGTGTCCTGGGGTTTTtctgag GAAAATGTAATCCGAGAGTTTAATCTGAACGAGCTATTCCAGAAGGCAAAAAAGCTTTCAAAGCAACGAGAGGGGGCTGCTATGGAGCCTGTAATGGAGGAGAATATCAGGGCCCCAGATACTGTGCAGTCTGGGGATGGCCTGGCCAATGGAGAGAGCAAGAAGGACAAGTAA
- the TMX2 gene encoding thioredoxin-related transmembrane protein 2 isoform X3: MFLSAIVMMKNRRSITVEQHVGNIFMFSKVANAILFFRLDIRMGLLYLILCLVFLMTCKPPLYMGPEYIKYFNNKTIDEEIEGDQRVSWIVEFFANWSSECQSFAPIYADLSLKYNCAGLKFGKVDVGRYQEVSTKYKVSTSPLTKQLPTLILFQGGKEVLRRPQIDKKGRAVSWGFSEENVIREFNLNELFQKAKKLSKQREGAAMEPVMEENIRAPDTVQSGDGLANGESKKDK, encoded by the exons ATGTTCCTTAGTGCCATCGTCATGATGAAGAACCGACGCTCCA tcacTGTTGAGCAGCATGTGGGAAACATCTTCATGTTCAGTAAAGTGGCCAATGCTATTCTCTTCTTCCGCCTGGATATCCGAATGGGACTGCTCTACCTCATCCTCTGTCTTG ttTTCCTAATGACTTGTAAACCTCCTCTGTACATGGGACCGGAATATATTAAATATTTCAACAATAAGACCATTGAT GAGGAGATTGAAGGTGACCAGAGAGTGTCATGGATTGTGGAGTTCTTTGCCAATTGGTCTTCAGAGTGTCAGTCCTTTGCTCCCATCTATGCTGACCTCTCCCTTAA ATACAACTGTGCCGGACTGAAATTTGGGAAAGTGGATGTGGGACGTTACCAAGAGGTCAGCACCAA GTATAAGGTCAGCACATCACCCCTCACCAAGCAGCTCCCCACACTGATCCTGTTTCAAGGTGGAAAGGAGGTTCTCAGACGGCCACAGATTGACAAGAAGGGACGAGCTGTGTCCTGGGGTTTTtctgag GAAAATGTAATCCGAGAGTTTAATCTGAACGAGCTATTCCAGAAGGCAAAAAAGCTTTCAAAGCAACGAGAGGGGGCTGCTATGGAGCCTGTAATGGAGGAGAATATCAGGGCCCCAGATACTGTGCAGTCTGGGGATGGCCTGGCCAATGGAGAGAGCAAGAAGGACAAGTAA
- the SELENOH gene encoding selenoprotein H, whose protein sequence is MAPKSRKRKAVNPKPSNRNVDTQANDTEERAPKKSHAGGETVAGHIVIEHCKSURVYGRNADAVSQALRQDFPDLKVEVNPNKPRRNSFEVTLVKENGTSVELWTGIKKGPPRKLKFPEPVQVVGILRENM, encoded by the exons ATGGCTCCGAAgagcaggaagaggaaggctgtgAACCCTAAACCATCAAATAGGAATGTAGACACACAAGCCAATGACACTGAAGAGAGGGCACCAAAAAAAAGCCATGCAGGTGGCGAGACCGTGGCTGGTCACATCGTTATTGAGCACTG TAAAAGCTGACGCGTTTATGGGCGCAATGCTGATGCAGTAAGTCAGGCACTGCGCCAAGATTTTCCCGACCTCAAGGTGGAGGTAAATCCAAACAAACCAAGAAGAAACAGTTTTGAGGTAACCCTGGTAAAGGAGAATGGAACAT CAGTGGAATTGTGGACGGGGATTAAGAAGGGGCCACCACGCAAGCTGAAGTTTCCGGAACCCGTTCAGGTTGTCGGTATTTTAAGAGAGAATATGTAA